One genomic window of Camelina sativa cultivar DH55 chromosome 5, Cs, whole genome shotgun sequence includes the following:
- the LOC104786573 gene encoding probable indole-3-pyruvate monooxygenase YUCCA5 produces MDNMFRLMGSEEFSDRRRCIWVNGPVIIGAGPSGLATAACLHEQGVPFVVLERADCIASLWQRRTYDRIKLHLPKNVCQLPKMPFPENYPEYPTKRQFIDYLESYANRFDISPQFNECVQSARYDEVSGLWRIKTTTTSSIAGSEMEYICRWLVVATGENAERVVPEIDGLTTKFEGEVIHSCEYKSGEKYRGKSVLVVGCGNSGMEVSLDLANHNANPSMVVRSSVHVLPREIFGKATFEISMMLMKWLPLWLVDKLLLILAWLILGNLTKYGVKRPNMGPMELKVVTGKTPVLDIGAIEKIKSGDVDVVPGIKRFYRNHVEFVDGQRLNLDAVVLATGYRSNVPSWLQENDLFSKNGFPKSAFPNAWKGKSGLYAAGFTRKGLAGASADAVDIAQDIGNVWREDSKIHKMRSRVVYRRCISLA; encoded by the exons ATGGACAACATGTTTAGACTCATGGGCAGTGAAGAGTTCTCCGACCGAAGACGGTGCATTTGGGTTAACGGTCCAGTTATCATCGGCGCAGGGCCATCGGGGCTAGCCACGGCCGCTTGCCTCCACGAGCAAGGCGTTCCCTTTGTGGTATTGGAGAGAGCAGATTGCATAGCTTCTTTGTGGCAGAGACGAACTTACGACAGAATCAAACTTCATCTACCCAAAAACGTCTGTCAATTACCTAAAATGCCCTTCCCGGAAAACTACCCTGAATACCCAACGAAACGGCAGTTCATTGACTACCTTGAGTCTTACGCAAACCGGTTTGACATTAGTCCGCAATTTAACGAGTGTGTTCAATCCGCTCGGTACGACGAGGTTAGTGGTCTCTGGCGGATCAAGACGACAACGACATCATCCATTGCTGGATCGGAGATGGAGTATATTTGCCGGTGGCTGGTGGTGGCAACGGGAGAAAACGCCGAGAGAGTTGTGCCGGAGATCGATGGGCTCACGACAAAGTTTGAGGGTGAGGTGATTCACTCTTGTGAGTATAAATCCGGCGAGAAGTATAGAGGGAAGAGTGTTCTTGTCGTGGGATGTGGAAACTCCGGTATGGAAGTTTCGCTTGATCTCGCTAATCACAATGCTAATCCCTCCATGGTTGTTCGTAGCTCG GTTCATGTCTTGCCGAGGGAGATTTTTGGCAAAGCGACTTTCGAAATCTCGATGATGCTGATGAAGTGGTTACCTCTATGGCTAGTAGACAAGCTTCTGCTGATTCTTGCATGGCTAATTTTGGGAAATTTGACAAAGTATGGGGTAAAGAGGCCCAATATGGGACCAATGGAGCTCAAAGTGGTTACAGGGAAGACTCCGGTGCTTGACATTGGAGCTATAGAGAAAATCAAATCCGGTGATGTAGATGTCGTCCCTGGAATCAAACGGTTCTATCGTAACCACGTGGAGTTTGTTGATGGCCAGAGATTAAATCTCGACGCCGTGGTTCTCGCCACTGGTTACCGTAGCAACGTCCCTTCATGGCTTCAG gaaaatgatttgttttccaaaaacgGGTTTCCAAAATCAGCGTTTCCAAATGCATGGAAAGGGAAATCAGGACTTTACGCGGCTGGGTTCACGAGGAAAGGATTGGCTGGAGCATCAGCAGACGCCGTTGACATCGCTCAAGACATTGGCAACGTGTGGAGAGAAGACTCCAAAATACACAAGATGAGATCACGAGTGGTTTATCGTAGATGCATCTCACTTGCTTAG
- the LOC109132839 gene encoding uncharacterized protein LOC109132839, whose translation MGNHQKEGVDFKETFVPVAKMATVRSLLGVAAAKDWEVHQMDVHNAFFHGDLKEEVYMKLPPGFQSSDPHKLSTALHKFGFKQSYQDYSLFSFIRGPMVIHILVYVDDFVIAGNNLEAIDQFKGQLSQCFHMKDLGKLKYFCALRSLVANDGFCLSQRKYTLNIIHEAGLLGTKPAPTPMEINHQLGSVKSPLYADPKQYRRLFMKTPLVAHWEAALCLVRYLKGTPDQGILLRSDRLLTLTAYCDSDLSACPRTRCSLSAYVIYLGDSPISWKTKKQDTVSSSSAEAEYHAMAYTLKEIKWLKGLMEDLGVAPSSLIPLHCDSQAAIHIAANPVFHERTKHIKRDCHQVRDAVQDKLITTVHISTHDQVADLLTKALPAPQFQRLMSTLGVRDFVPPT comes from the exons ATGGGTAATCATCAAAAAGAAGGTGTTGATTTTAAAGAAACATTTGTCCCGGTGGCAAAGATGGCTACGGTACGGTCTCTTCTCGGTGTTGCCGCTGCCAAAGACTGGGAGGTCCACCAAATGGATGTCCATAATGCTTTTTTCCATGGTGATCTCAAGGAAGAGGTTTACATGAAGCTCCCTCCAGGTTTTCAGTCGTCTGATCCACACAAA CTCTCCACTGCTCTTCACAAATTTGGTTTTAAGCAAAGTTACCAAGACTACTCATTGTTCTCTTTCATCCGTGGGCCGATGGTGATTCACATCCTtgtctatgtggatgattttgTTATTGCCGGGAATAATCTAGAAGCTATTGATCAGTTCAAAGGTCAGCTCAGCCAGTGTTTTCACATGAAAGATCTTGGTAAGCTGAAGTATTTTTGCGCATTGAGGTCTCTCGTGGCAAATGACGGATTTTGTTTGTCCCAGCGGAAGTACACCCTCAATATCATTCATGAGGCTGGTCTGTTGGGTACCAAACCAGCTCCAACACCAATGGAAATTAATCACCAGCTTGGATCGGTCAAGAGTCCTTTGTATGCTGATCCCAAACAGTATCGTCGTTTG TTCATGAAGACTCCACTTGTAGCTCATTGGGAAGCTGCACTTTGCCTTGTTCGTTATCTCAAGGGCACTCCTGATCAAGGCATTCTTCTCCGCTCCGATAGACTCTTGACTCTAACGGCTTATTGCGACTCTGACCTTTCTGCCTGTCCGCGCACTCGCTGCTCCCTGTCCGcttatgttatttatttggGTGATTCCCCCATTTCTTGGAAGACCAAGAAACAAGATACTGTCTCAAGTTCCTCTGCTGAAGCCGAATACCATGCCATGGCTTACACTCTTAAGGAGATAAAGTGGTTAAAAGGACTCATGGAGGATCTAGGAGTGGCACCATCATCTCTGATTCCTCTGCATTGTGATAGTCAGGCAGCCATCCACATTGCTGCTAATCCTGTTTTCCACGAACGCACCAAACATATCAAACGTGACTGTCATCAAGTCCGCGATGCTGTACAAGATAAGTTGATTACTACCGTTCATATATCCACTCATGACCAAGTTGCTGATCTCTTAACCAAGGCTTTGCCTGCTCCTCAGTTTCAACGGCTTATGTCCACGTTAGGTGTTCGAGATTTCGTCCCACCAACGTGA